The Amblyomma americanum isolate KBUSLIRL-KWMA chromosome 5, ASM5285725v1, whole genome shotgun sequence genome window below encodes:
- the LOC144135475 gene encoding uncharacterized protein LOC144135475, with amino-acid sequence MRSRGSRILLYACLVALHGRLSCAVRVSQIWANTTSFKIDWQPDSGNRFCLCHATAEQFQKGLSFFDCIPYQRESRCDLSDFDNCTVSNGTGLSCSRHTVAQPSLVPGLRPGVTYAFCAVDENPLSVTGYDSFALCTRTWTLDSELRFRSSAYSSFMVGLEWRLGNETEQLLNVRLCSSADGCSQECRDNLLDLQREKFVAWTDLTQQRLRLQVRRTDGVLLYETAFNSLKQTPDRPCRLRASALGPSSVRVSWLLEDEGNADGFVVTHCWFRLCHTKVYPQPSLRHVYVNGLMQWSWYRFTVTAFRTVNRTGIAMGAPSHVEVFTEGDFTTMTWAIMLMIPAFTCAIVVCRRRGICCCGRSRREEIWHVRHGRNLEGPGGDALELR; translated from the exons ATGAGATCCCGGGGATCTCGCATCCTGCTCTACGCTTGCCTG GTGGCGCTTCATGGCCGTCTGTCCTGTGCCGTACGCGTGTCCCAGATCTGGGCGAATACAACTTCGTTCAAG ATCGACTGGCAGCCGGACAGCGGCAATCGCTTCTGCCTGTGCCACGCGACGGCCGAGCAGTTCCAGAAGGGGCTCAGCTTCTTCGACTGCATCCCGTACCAGCGCGAGTCCCGCTGCGACCTCTCCGACTTCGACAACTGCACGGTCAGCAACGGCACGGGGCTCAGCTGCAGTCGCCACACGGTGGCGCAGCCCTCGCTCGTCCCGGGTCTGAGGCCGGGGGTCACGTAcgccttctgcgccgtcgacgagAACCCGCTCTCGGTCACCGGCTACGACAGCTTCGCGCTCTGCACGCGCACGTGGACGCTGGACTCCG AGCTGCGGTTTCGCTCGTCCGCCTACTCCTCGTTCATGGTGGGCCTCGAGTGGCGGCTGGGCAACGAGACCGAGCAGCTGCTCAACGTGCGCCTCTGCAGCTCTGCCGACGGCTGCAGCCAGGAGTGCAGGGACAACCTGCTCGACCTGCAACGCGAAAAATTCGTCGCCTGGACGGACCTGACGCAGCAGAGGCTGCGCCTGCAGGTGCGGCGCACCGACGGCGTGCTGCTCTACGAGACGGCTTTCAACTCCCTCAAGCAGA CGCCGGACCGGCCGTGCCGGCTGCGTGCTTCGGCTCTGGGGCCGTCGAGCGTGCGCGTGAGCTGGCTGCTCGAGGACGAAGGCAACGCGGACGGCTTCGTGGTGACCCACTGCTGGTTCCGTCTGTGCCACACCAAGGTGTACCCGCAGCCCAGCCTGCGCCACGTCTACGTCAACGGCCTGATGCAGTGGAGCTGGTACCGCTTCACCGTCACCGCCTTCCGCACCGTCAACAGGACCGGCATCGCCATGGGCGCGCCCAGCCACGTCGAGGTCTTCACCGAAGGCG actttaCGACGATGACGTGGGCGATCATGTTAATGATCCCAGCCTTCACCTGCGCCATTGTGGTTTGTCGACGGAGG